The region tcacacaatACTACATTGTTATCACAAAAACTAAAAGGTATAtatgcataaccaaatcttgttctaacaacTATCAAGTCAAAGGTTCAATATCATTGGATTTAACTAGTCAACTTATGATTCTCAATGTATGGACCTCTTTCCCCATGATCATATGATTTTTGGATTAAAAGACTTATCATAATTAGTGTTCTTAACTTGGTGGATCAAGTGTATAGTTTCTTGGGGAACAAGTTACCTTGGAATGTTTTAGTTTTTTGTTGGTTCACTTGGAAGAAAAATGTACTTTAGAAAAGAAGAATTGCAAAGATATTCACATTTGGCTTTGAGTTGATTTTTTGTCAACAAGTCAACCATGGAAGGTTGACTCTTGTTAACCAATTTATATTGATTTTCCCTTTTGGGACTCTTGTAATATCATATGCATTTTTTAAGAAAGAAATTCAAATTAGGAAATCTCATTCTAAGAGGATTTGATTCCAAATTTAAAAAGGAGGGAAATTCTTTACTACTTGGACTACAAGTCATTACAAGAGTCAATTTACAAGATATTACAAAAAGGAATGGCAAAACTACAAGATAAAAAATAAATTACAAAAAGTAGACACAATTAACTTTTTGGTCAACTGATGACTTCTGGTCTACAGTTGACCATTGACTAAGGCTTCTAAATACATCCCAAGACTTATCCGTCTTCAAGCTAGTAACCACTTCTAATTTTCAGTTCGATTACTCTTCAATACTTCTCAATATACAAGTTTTCTTAATGTCCAAGTAAGTGGTCAATGCCATGCCATGACATGATGTTTCATGCATATTCCAACTTGTAAGGGAAAAAAGGAATCGACATCATATTGGCAGTTTACAAATGCCAAAATGCCTTTAGGCATGTCATACTACAAGTTATGCATATTACAAATTGCAAGAATACAAAAATAAGAGTTTCTTTTCTACATAACCAAGCAGTATTTTCAAGACTTTACTGCATGTTCAGGTCAACTTTGAGACTTGCAACACAGGTAACCTTTATCTCAATAATATAAAACCTGCATAATCAAAAAGAAACAAGTCAACTCATTTCAAGGGACAACATATTCAATCCAAGCATACATTACCTCATCTAAACAAGAAAAGAGAGGATTGGATCATAACTATGCACCATGATATGCACATCCTTCAAGTCCAGTCATCTTCTTCCATCTTGTCTCCAATACCTTCATGATCAAGCCTCCTCATTAGTCTTCAAGTTTTCCTCATGATCAACACACCATCATGCTTCAAGTAAAGGAGCAACCATATTCAATTCAGATCCACCCTAAAACATGTGTTATGGCTCACATCTGCAGCATACACATCAATGCATTCAACCGCATACCATAGCTCCAAATAATATTCAATGTAAATTTGACTATAAGTCTTAACTCAAATGCATTGTACATATCCTGCAAGCAGGATTCAGAGCATGATACATACACAAACATGATGCAAGTTCAATGCaaacatcaagaactagatgcAAACTTGATACAAGCTAGATACAAGCATTTCAAATCCAAACCATATTATCCAATCCAACTCATAAATCTGCACAAAAGTATAAAGCAATCCCAATCACATTCCAAAATCCTAATCATGCCCATACAATTCAACATACATCATCATACATACATTACACTCAcaactaacttctaaccaattcAGCTACCTTAAACAAGCTCTAACTGTTTTCATAACAGCCTTCCTAAAACAATTAACCTCCTAATCAACTTCTAACCAACTACCATAAGTTGGCCTAGCTTCCCTAATCAGTTACACACTAATACCTTAGTTGATTCATTCAAAAATTTAGTTTGATCCCCCTAAAACTAACACACTTTCATTCAATTTCCACTTGAAACTAACACAAAAATCTAACCAACTTCTAGATTCAATCCTCACCTCTCATGAACATGACACATGGATTGATATCCAATGGCCCTTAATAATCATGTTCTCAACTACCTTAActacttttccctccaaaattccTTACCCTCTACCTATAACACCCCCCCCCCCAATTTCTCGTCACAAAAAAATAAGGATCTACCTTAGAGTTACTCAAGTGAAATCGGTCTCCAAGCCTCACCAATCACTAGAAGCACTCATCCCAATCCTCCTTAAAGTTCTATCTCTGAACTTTGAGTAAGGAGGTGTTTGACCTCAATCACTCAATTTTCTGCATATCCAAATCTCAATTTCTCTCCACACTATAATCTTTCTCCTAATATATCAAACAACAACAATATCTCAACATCAAAAGAAGACTCACAGAAAATTAAAGAGACAAAGAGGAGGAAGCTATATACGCAACAATAAAAATCAAAGGCAAAGGAATAACTAGTTGTACCTGAGGAATTTGCAGCTTGGACCTGTGTTTCTTGTACCATTCTTCACCAATTTCACTTGCAACAAAAACCAGGGAATCCCCCATGCTCGTTGGTAGGATCTTCAATCTCTCATCCACTTTTCCTTCTTTGTTTTTGTTACTCCTTTGTACTAACATGAATGCCTTAAAATGTTGACACTAAACCCCATCATAGATGCTTGATTCAATTAACACATAACATCGATTTagttttttttttggaatttaGGGTTTATGTCTAGCTCAGATTTAGGGGTTAGAGATAGGTTTTGATTGATTTAAGTATGGGATTCATGCTGAGGGTGATGGGACGAAGGTTTTGAGGATAAGGCGTGAGTTTGATAAATTATGGTTATGCTTCGAATTATACTTATAGACAAGAGGCATGAAGGTTGCTAGATGGGGCCATGCTTGGAACTGTGTTCCACGTCATAGAGGATCATATTCGGCCAAATATAGAGGATCCACATCCCTGCCCTCAAGGAGGAAGCTCATATCAAAGTGGACATCTTCAGGCTTCACCACGCTCGCCCTTAGATTGGCTGGATCTGAAGGGGGATGCGTCAGCTACGCGTGAAAGCATGTATTTCTTTGACATGGGGTATTTGAATGATGTATTCATACGAGCAAAGCATCTCCAATAGAACCCTTGGGGGAATTGGTTACTGAAGTCGAACTTGCAAAGTGTCTCCGACAACTCCCTTGAATTTTGAAGATGCAGGAGACGCTGTGGGAAATTGATTGTTGTAGCCGGGCGTACTAAGCGTATCCAACAACACCATTGACTTCTAAATATGCACGCTGTGGGGAATTGATTGATGTAGTCGGGCGTACTAAACGTATCTGACAACACTCATGAATCTTCACGTGGGAAGAGTGCTAGGGGATTTGATTGTTGTAGTCGGACAATAAAAGTGTCTCTGTAACACCCCGTGATCTTTAAGATGGACGTTAACTTCATTAGTTGTTCCCCGGTGCGGTGTTACGTGCATTCACGTTTTCGGTGCCCTAAAGAGGGAACAAGGTAGAAACCAAAACAACAAGAGTATAATAGCCCCTGGTCGACCAGAATGTCGTCTGACCTGATTGTTATCCCCAAGGCGATTGATGGTGTTACTTCACTACGGCCCGAAATTGATACAATTGATTGTTTGGCGTCAGATTGGAATTCGGTGGATCCAAACAGCGCAGATCTGAGATCTTGGATCCTTGAGACTTCAATTTCTTTGCCCGAAATTTTTCGGATTTTAGATATGCGGATTGAATGTGGAATCGTGAAAATTGCAGGAATCGGAAGTCGACTCCCATAGACGTTACTACTGTTTTGTTGCGGAACCATAAATGGTGAGGATGGCAGAAACTACAACGGAGCAAAGCGCTCGATGCACTATGTTGATTTGACATTGTGGATCAAAGGTTGCGATCACAATGCTTCTTGAGTTAGAGGTATCTGTCTTGATGCGATGTTATTAACCAATGTTTATTATCACCGATATGGTAGACCTAGGGTACCTGTATGGTTAGCACTCCAACGTCCAAATCAATTTATGGTTCAAGACAGTGGTAGTGAAAGTGGATATTAGACACTGTGTACCTAAAAACCTTTTACGAAGGTATTTATACCATGGGCTTGACGAGATAGGTTGGATAATGGACCTCATAGTATTGAGTCTTTGATCGACTTTGATCAACGCAGAGCAGCGGATTTCGAATCTTTAACCGGGAGCAATGGGTTCCGAATGTTTGACCAGCATAGAACACTATCTTTATAAAATGATGCTTTACAGAGGTTTTATTTCACCCGCTCAATTGTTCTTGAAATGTACATTCATGACATTCTTGAAATGTACTTTAGAAATCTAACATAAATTTCTTAAAATATGTAATGCAATTAATTTTATAGAAAGTAAATTAATTAAGACTTACTTTATAAAAGAAACATTCTTCATTATGAAATAGAGAAATTAAAAGCGTCCTTACAAAATAATTGAATCAAATGGCCTTCTAGAATGCAAATTTTTAGGTTCTTTCTCAATATATTTTCAACCAAAACTTCTCAATGTTATTTATCAATAGGCTGgtcagaagagtcccttgagtTCAACCATGCCAAGAGTTTTTGGCAAGAAAAATGAACAAGTAACATATAGTCACAAAAACTTCTCCAAGCCATATACCAAGTTCTTcaaaaaaataacaaaaagaTGAATCAGATTAAGCAGAACTATATATATATTACATAGAAGTAGCTTAAAGTTTAGACTTCAAATAGTTGAGGTACCTTGAGTCGCACTACTTTTCTAATGGCTAACAGCAACCCTGGCATGAGACATTGTACATCTGTAATATCATGCTTGATGGTGTAAATCTGCAGCAATTCAACTCATGATCAGAAGATAAAACATGCTCACAATTTTGGTTTTCGAAAGGACGTACCTCTCCTAGACCCGAAAAGTGAACTGTTGTACTAGAAGGAAGCCCTGGCAAGACCAAGCTATGCACACGAATTCCATCTCCCAAAACTTGACCCCTTGCCTTAACATCTGTTGAGGAATCTTCTCTGTTATAGATTTGACCGAGGTTCGAGAGATTGCTCGCAATTTGGTTTGCATCTGCTGATGGAAGATCCTGTTCAACAAGGCTTTTTCAGTATATTTGATTTCACATTTTTTGAAATATAAAGAAAAGCATAAACTATTACATTTGCATTAGCCTTGGATTCCACGATTTCGACGTTGCGGTAATGGAAAGAAGCTGAAATTGCAGCCTGCTGTAATAATATTGATCCTATTGAAAGAGTTGGAGCAACCAAAACACCCTGACATTATAGTTAACCAAATGGATTATTAGCAGGTTTAGTCTTAAGATGCATTCTTTGCTATTCAAACGTGCTCTATGGATTAGTATTTGTTCTTATATTTATATGTCTCACCCCTTGCTCACCGTGCTGGCTTTGTCACATAATGCAGATAATGCTGCTACCGTATCTGATTTGATTCGCGGTATGTAAACGACGCTTTTCATGCCAAATGCTGTTGCCTAGTGAAGAATGAATCAATGTAGAGTTTTTAGTTTGATTTATATGCATATTTGGTCAAAAATAAGTATGTTGGTAACAAGAATTCAAACCTGTTTTACATTGTCATAGACTGTGGAAGGGTCTGTGAAATCAACTACAACTGCTGTGGCCTTGGACTGCAAAAAAGTCATTCTAGATTCAAAAAGATTAAAAAAGTACTAATTGAGTTTCTAGTGGCCTTGAACCGCAAATCCTAGCTCAACTGGAAAAAGTTGATATTATTAGATTGAACGTCAACAATACCAATGTTCGAACACAGACTCTCAGAGTTGTGTGTGTAAGTTTCTAGTGATATTCGACTACAAATCTCATCTTAACTGACAAAAGTCGATATTGCTAGGTTAAACGTCAACAACACCAAAGTTCGAACCTGACTTTCACGGTTGTATGTGTGAGTTTTTAGTGATTTATGACAGATAAAAAAAAGAATAATACCAAATTTGCTATTGCCAATTCACATTACCTGAGATATAGAGCCCAAAACCATAGTAAGGTCATTTAGTATGGGAATTTCAAGGGGCTCTTCCATTCCACAAACCTATAAGAAAGTCCAAAATTCGGCCCCGTTTATAAAACAGCTTATTTAGGCACTTATAGCATCATAAAAGTGCTTATGTATAAGCTATTTCTATAACAAAACATAAAATATAGTAAAATATTTTTCATATGGGCAGTAAACTGTTTTCACAATCACAAGCTATTTTCATAACTAATAGGCTAAAAACAGCTTATGGACGTGTCATAATAATCATAAATTCTCTTAAACAAAAACCTGTCCAATATCTTCTCCAACATAGTGAGTATCAATGGCTCCAGCAACTTCCATTCCTCTAGCTTTTGTCACAGCTAATACTGCAGCTCTTCCTATTTCCTTGGCTGCTCCATTTATCACAACCTATTCCACAAAGGGTGTTGAAAATTGAAATCACTTTGTAAATTCTCACTCAAACTGATTTTTTAAAAAGCTCTTTAAGTTAGTACACCTTTATATTGCTTTGTATAGGCTGCGATGAGCATGAAATTATGAAATTCTTGCTTCTGCTTTTAAGCTTCTGAGAATTCAAGTAGTTAGTGGAATGAAACTGGCAGCTTAAGGCTGCCATAGCTGCTGCTTAAGCTTATGTGAAGAAAAGAAGATAAGTTTGTATATTCTGTGACACACACATAGCTTCAGCTGAGTAATATTTTGATAGATAAGGTAACGTCTTGGCAGAATTTCTTTTAGCAATTGAAATAAAAATCCTAttcatttttattaatttatCTATATCTTTAAATTTAAGatttaattattaaattaaaGATTTCGTACGGAGAGTGCATTCAAAAACCATTCATACAGAGTGCAAACTATTAAACCAGAAATAAAATAAGTAGCTGAATTTTTATAATGACTAAAATTTAAAgaaaattttaattataaaatcaATTTCAACAAATCACAAGCAACTGATGATGATTATGAAAAAATCAAAGTTGAATTGAGCAACTACACTACCTTTATTGTGAAATGTGGTAGATCCTTTCAATCAAGAGGTTCAAGTATTCTTCAATCTCATCGTACACATCCAACATAGTATGCTTCTTGATTACATGTTCAACCAAAGAAAAGTGAAACACAGCAATGCATAAGTTAGAGTTATTATCTGAAAATTTACAAAACACTTCGACATTTGAAATTAGTTATGTACAAAAACAAATATCATGTGTAAAACAAACGAGGCATTCACTTGAGTTTACAAACCAAAAACATGGAATACTTTACCTCATTCACTTAAGTATAACCTTGAGAAGTACTTACAACATATGAACTTTAAAAAAATTATGCTTATCAAACTTGAAATAATATGGCTAAGTTGTTGAGGTTTTCAAGTAATTCAAGTGTTGTAATCAGTTAACACGGTTAGGTAACCGGTTACAGCAAGACTTGAGATTCATTTCACTAGCAGAAATGTTGTGGTTTTGCAGGCATAACCGGTTAAAAGTTTTGGTTAACTAGTTACCACTAAAGTTgatttaattttcaattttattcaGTGTCAGGTGTAACCGATTAACCACTTTGATTAACCGGTTAGAAGCGCGATAGTTtgtaatttcttttattttactTGGTTTATTTCAATTTCCAATCAAGTTGTAACTCATATATAAGTGTTTTGAATGCACACTCATCCAAGTTAATGCAATCACAATATCTCATCCTTAATTCTCTCTCagcctctctctctctctctctctctcaattctccTCTTTCACTATCCACATCCAAAATTTCTCCACCATTGTTCACCAATC is a window of Lathyrus oleraceus cultivar Zhongwan6 chromosome 6, CAAS_Psat_ZW6_1.0, whole genome shotgun sequence DNA encoding:
- the LOC127096742 gene encoding dihydrodipicolinate reductase-like protein CRR1, chloroplastic, which gives rise to MAALSCQFHSTNYLNSQKLKSRSKNFIISCSSQPIQSNIKVVINGAAKEIGRAAVLAVTKARGMEVAGAIDTHYVGEDIGQVCGMEEPLEIPILNDLTMVLGSISQSKATAVVVDFTDPSTVYDNVKQATAFGMKSVVYIPRIKSDTVAALSALCDKASTGVLVAPTLSIGSILLQQAAISASFHYRNVEIVESKANANDLPSADANQIASNLSNLGQIYNREDSSTDVKARGQVLGDGIRVHSLVLPGLPSSTTVHFSGLGEIYTIKHDITDVQCLMPGLLLAIRKVVRLKNLVYGLEKFL